A part of Antechinus flavipes isolate AdamAnt ecotype Samford, QLD, Australia chromosome 6, AdamAnt_v2, whole genome shotgun sequence genomic DNA contains:
- the LOC127541622 gene encoding olfactory receptor 5B12-like, translated as MTSIENRSEVSEFILTGLTDVPKLQIPLFIMFTLIYLITLVGNLGIIALISWDSRLHTPMYFFLSNLSLVDFGYSSAVTPKVIAGFLTGHKVISYNGCATQLFFFGAFASTESFLLASMAYDRHAAVCKPLKYTTTMTSTICVFLTSGAHICGFLNSSIIIGNIFSLSFCRSNVVHHFFCDVPPLLVITCSNIQKIEMVIFISGIFTAFFPLIIILSSYMFIFITILRIQSAEGRQKAFSTCASHLTAVSIFYGTIMFMYFQPSSSHSMDSDKVASVFYTMVIPTLNPLIYSLRNKDVKSAFRKAVSRSSFFLDKSNL; from the coding sequence ATGACATCTATTGAGAACAGATCTGAAGTGAGTGAGTTCATCCTTACAGGATTAACAGATGTCCCAAAGCTTCAAATTCCTCTCTTCATCATGTTTACTCTCATCTACCTCATCACCCTGGTAGGGAACCTGGGGATAATAGCTCTGATCTCCTGGGATTCTCGCCTCCACACCCCCATGTACTTTTTCCTCAGTAACCTCTCCCTGGTGGATTTTGGCTATTCCTCAGCTGTTACTCCTAAAGTTATAGCTGGGTTCCTCACAGGCCACAAGGTCATCTCCTATAATGGATGTGCAACACAGTTATTCTTCTTTGGAGCCTTTGCTTCTACTGAAAGCTTTCTCTTAGCCTCCATGGCCTATGATCGTCATGCAGCTGTGTGTAAGCCCCTAAAATATACCACTACCATGACTTCAACAATATGTGTTTTTCTGACCAGTGGTGCTCacatttgtggctttctgaattcCTCCATAATCATAGGAAACATCTTTAGTCTTTCCTTCTGTAGATCTAATGTAGTCCATCACTTTTTCTGTGATGTTCCCCCTCTCCTAGTTATAACCTGCTCTAATATTCAGAAGATTGAGATGGTAATATTTATTTCTGGAATATTCAcagcattttttcctcttattattaTATTGTCTTCCTATATGTTCATCTTCATCACCATCCTGAGGATCCAATCTGCTGAAGGTCGTCAGAAAGCTTTTTCCACTTGTGCTTCCCATCTCACAGCAGTATCGATATTTTATGGGACAATCATGTTCATGTATTTCCAACCCAGCTCAAGCCATTCAATGGATTCAGATAAAGTGGCGTCTGTATTCTATACTATGGTCATCCCCACATTGAATCCTCTGATCTACAGTCTCAGGAACAAAGATGTCAAGAGTGCTTTCAGGAAAGCTGTGAGCAGATCATCATTTTTCTTAGACAAATCCAATCTGTAA